In Paramormyrops kingsleyae isolate MSU_618 chromosome 13, PKINGS_0.4, whole genome shotgun sequence, a single window of DNA contains:
- the etfa gene encoding electron transfer flavoprotein subunit alpha, mitochondrial, with amino-acid sequence MFKAVKQVHFRHLSGLIRRFQSTLVVAEHDNDKLTPITLNAITAAKKLGGEVTCLVAGTNCAKVAEELTKVQGVKKVLVAQHDAYKGLLPEELTPLVLASQQQFKFTHICAGASAFGKNLLPRIAAKLDVAPVSDIIEVKSPDTFVRTVYAGNALSTVKCNESVKVFTVRGTSFEAAPLEGGSAAKEEAPPSAAVGVSQWLEQNLSKSDRPELTSAKVVVSGGRGLKSGENFKLLYDLADKMNAAVGASRAAVDAGFVPNDLQVGQTGKIVAPELYIAVGISGAIQHLAGMKDSKTIVAINKDPEAPIFQVADYGLVADLFKAVPEMTALLSK; translated from the exons TCGGGCCTCATCCGGAGGTTCCAGAGCACCCTGGTGGTGGCTGAGCATGACAATGACAAGCTGACTCCCATCACGCTAAACGCCATCACTGCTGCTAAGAAACTGGGTGGGGAAGTGACCTGTCTGGTGGCTGGAACGAACTGTGCCAAG GTTGCTGAAGAGCTCACTAAAGTCCAGGGTGTGAAGAAGGTGCTGGTGGCCCAGCATGATGCGTACAAAGGGCTGCTGCCAG AGGAGTTGACCCCCCTGGTCCTGGCAAGCCAACAGCAGTTCAAGTTCACACACATATGTGCTGGAGCCTCAGCCTTCGGGAAG AATCTTCTGCCCAGGATTGCCGCCAAGCTGGACGTGGCCCCAGTCTCTGACATCATCGAGGTCAAGTCGCCAGACACGTTTGTCAGAACCGTTTACGCAG GGAACGCCCTCAGCACAGTCAAGTGCAACGAGAGCGTGAAGGTCTTCACCGTCAGGGGGACGTCCTTTGAGGCCGCTCCGCTGGAGGGTGGGAGTGCTGCCAAGGAGGAAG CCCCCCCCTCAGCCGCTGTCGGGGTCTCGCAGTGGTTGGAGCAGAACCTGAGCAAGAGCGACCGTCCAGAGCTGACCAGCGCCAAGGTGGTGGTTTCTGGAG GGCGGGGTCTGAAGAGTGGGGAGAACTTCAAGCTACTGTATGACCTGGCGGACAAGATGAACGCGGCCG tcGGAGCGTCCAGAGCAGCTGTAGACGCTGGCTTCGTCCCCAATGACCTGCAGGTTGGACAGACCGGCAAGATCGTCGCTCCA GAGCTCTACATTGCTGTGGGAATATCTGGTGCCATTCAGCATCTGGCTGGAATGAAGGACAGCAAG acTATCGTTGCTATTAACAAGGACCCGGAGGCTCCCATTTTCCAAGTGGCTGACTACGGTTTAGTGGCTGATCTGTTTAAG